The following proteins are encoded in a genomic region of Chaetodon auriga isolate fChaAug3 chromosome 8, fChaAug3.hap1, whole genome shotgun sequence:
- the cobl gene encoding protein cordon-bleu isoform X2, producing the protein MTESSKPPSGRRMKAHAPPPPQVPQPAPRHIFRNTVPDGGGTSGMDTKENILRPTVDLLLTLPQGYQTSVTEDGSKALMDLLVELCSRYHLNPALHTLELLSPDGHTLGFKPNALLGSLNVACVLIKERVWEEKVVRKPAPKVPEKTVRLMVNYHGSQKAVFRVNPLVPLQALIPIICDKCEFDPAHVLLLKDSISRRELPLNQTLTDLGIKELYAHDQRLGSIRSSTTSLGRAEKKGFLGIFGFNKRKNKIQTTSMDMDDCGDKIIQNADTQSNGLSTVSGVPNVEDRPNTLGQSQSVMNITKMSPKAETKKRRAPLPGSPTPTVGNTSFKDHQIGIGSETQQTKRRAPAPPPTPASITPGPDDTSASATPAPDSHATDTPTPAICTKVAQSTTVSATTVVVQTIKPVPLKRTVQPPPVSAANPTPSSPTPSGSTTDSLAVQDSSSELSHSLDDSDVDLDQTGSQCSSLTSSTVSGSVQVQPATKSSSSRRMEELEKASSLVAKLNQEATSDRSSRSETESALNLKLDEVENNRHSAMAWLHSMRSSTASGQKPETETPEEETMSLGSSSSGSSLPDQGYAASEGMTEGEDSGMVSSPSDTQPTSPDGSLSLDGSSGGGGERLLGPVRDNSSDSDEGCATWGSSHRHNYISPQAKSDRLKHSYEDDPELTAQLHQTLADFEADLADHIDRVSAEETPYTMSSDNNEVPVSVVDMDVPVTAIDEVLEDYGHNSVEKEAKSQTLTESAGSKGPGRSHQSSVEPQNRNNNASDSNKSSSANTKQSEQHQKPVKNKSKGDKKEKKLLETKMKGMSIADTNSVKKDKQRTTSAVKSNVDMQKHSKNTEITPDPVKSNAQSFQEKKPVIPPASQRTVSLGRDEEMHRVDQNNSSSSASHGKITHNITSRFGLKTFTVVPPKPSVLHAATETPPVTLTLGAIKIDNQGNMVKVGAFPKKVGGSSESEMNDYDGSSLLGKAKAFWSSNESRQSAAPHNKGLIDKAKECTDGLKSPTPTSTTVSETTLKTSNTGDLTMVQTSLRKPAERSQPKETVNEEAKEPAKDTKVAKEERVEVESKISVSKRVQQPSYKTTLPASVLPDPGKDLSFLKPSRRTSSQYVASAITKYAPKTSDKPNSIPNIPESSAALKTQTIGFQRSGWSMQVNPHQSSQSLLSDNKENESAFKSNPPGPKKSTSYPEYVSDSQRDFGEVRPDRGGFGSYVGSIKGNSNTLETTKHIQSSGPTQINMTANNDRDNIKHIRPRSPSPAQSSPPHSSAKPPTTLKTAYQGQTNNKRDMPKAATHLAPDVKPQPSVTEADSGVTPGHLPVTVFGPVKKFRPVICKSVEKETSLHSSLMEAIQTGGGRDRLKKITTSGPSSMKKASYVEEENERSALLAAIRAQRNSGRLRKTKSEAADELEKFRKASDEERSAGPPSSPSLTCTSPPVFTPPPPPPPAPMIAPPPPPPPPVLLQGKPSTVPHSSANAPMNPALAREAMLEAIRSGSAAERLRKVAAPTNTVKVNGRLGTIQATSSTLPQQ; encoded by the exons GAGGAGAATGAAGGCACATGCCCCACCTCCGCCACAAGTCCCTCAACCTGCCCCACGCCACATCTTCAGAAACACTGTACCTGATGGGGGAGGGACATCAGGCATGGACACCAAGGAGAACATACTGAGACCCACTGTGGATTTACTGCTAACCCTACCACAGGGATACCAGACTTCTGTAACCGAGGATGGCAG taAGGCGCTGATGGACCTATTGGTCGAGCTGTGCAGCCGCTACCACCTGAATCCGGCACTGCACACCCTGGAGCTGCTGTCGCCCGACGGCCACACATTGGGGTTCAAGCCCAACGCGCTGCTGGGCTCCCTGAACGTGGCCTGTGTCCTCATCAAGGAGAGAGTCTGGGAGGAGAAAGTGGTGCGCAAACCGGCACCCAAAGTGCCAGAG AAAACAGTGCGTTTGATGGTGAACTACCATGGCAGCCAGAAGGCAGTGTTTCGGGTCAACCCATTGGTACCGCTCCAGGCTCTTATACCGATAATCTGTGACAAGTGTGAGTTTGACCCTGCACATGTCCTCCTCCTGAAGGACAGCATCAGTCGCCGCGAGTTGCCGCTGAACCAAACTCTGACAGATCTGGGGATCAAGGAGCTCTACGCACATGATCAGAGACTAG GCTCCATTCGCTCCAGCACTACCAGCCTgggcagagcagagaagaaagggTTCCTGGGTATCTTCGGGTTcaacaagaggaaaaacaaa ATACAGACAACATCTATGGACATGGATGACTGTGGTGATAAAATAATCCAAAATGCAGACACGCAATCCAAT GGTCTATCCACAGTATCAGGGGTCCCCAATGTAGAAGATCGGCCCAACACCTTGGGCCAGTCTCAGTCAGTCATGAACATCACCAAGATGTCTCCCAAGGCTGAGACCAAGAAGAGGAGGGCCCCACTTCCTGGGTCCCCAACACCCACCGTGGGAAACACCAGCTTTAAGGACCATCAG ATTGGCATCGGCTCAGAAACCCAGCAGACAAAAAGGAGGGCTCCAGCCCCTCCTCCCACCCCAGCTTCCATCACCCCGGGCCCTGATGACACTTCAGCCTCTGCCACTCCTGCCCCTGATAGCCACGCTACTGATACACCAACCCCAGCCATCTGTACCAAGGTGGCACAGTCAACCACTGTCTCTGCTACCACTGTGGTAGTGCAAACAATAAAACCAGTCCCCTTGAAAAGAACAGTACAACCTCCACCTGTGAGTGCTGCCAACCCAACCCCCAGCTCCCCGACCCCAAGCGGCAGCACCACTGACAGCCTGGCTGTCCAGGATTCCAGCTCTGAACTCAGCCACAGCCTTGACGACTCAGATGTTGACCTCGACCAGACTGGATCCCAGTGCAGCAGCCtcaccagcagcacagtgagtgGGTCTGTGCAGGTCCAACCTGCTACAaaaagctccagcagcaggaggatggaggaaTTGGAAAAGGCCAGCAGCCTGGTTGCCAAATTGAATCAAGAGGCAACCTCAGACAGGAGCTCCAGGTCGGAGACTGAGTCTGCCCTGAACCTGAAACTTGATGAAGTTGAGAACAACAGGCACAGCGCAATGG CTTGGCTCCACTCCATGCGGAGCTCCACAGCCAGTGGCCAGAAACCAGAAACTGAAACACCTGAAGAGGAGACCATGTCCTtgggaagcagcagcagtggcagcagcctCCCCGACCAGGGTTATGCCGCCTCTGAGGGCATGACAGAGGGCGAGGACTCAGGCATGGTCAGCTCTCCATCTGACACCCAACCCACATCCCCAGATGGGAGTTTGTCTCTGGATGGAAGTAGCGGTGGCGGGGGAGAGAGACTGCTGGGACCAGTGCGGGACAATTCCAGTGACAGCGATGAAGGATGTGCCACCTGGGGATCAAGCCACAG ACACAATTACATCAGCCCACAGGCAAAGTCAGACAGGTTAAAACACAGCTATGAAGATGACCCAGAGCTCACAGCCCAGCTTCATCAGACTTTGGCAGATTTTGAAGCAGACCTTGCAG ACCATATAGATAGAGTCTCAGCGGAGGAGACTCCCTATACCATGTCCTCAGACAATAATGAGGTGCCGGTGTCTGTAGTGGACATGGATGTGCCAGTCACAGCCATAGATGAAGTACTGGAGGACTATGGACATAACAGTGTAGAAAAAGAGGCAAAGTCACAAACCCTGACTGAGTCCGCTGGCAGCAAAG GTCCAGGGCGTAGTCACCAGTCCAGCGTTGAGccacagaacagaaacaacaatgcttctgacagtaataaaagcagcagtgcaAATACTAAGCAGTCTGAGCAGCATCAGAAGCCAGTGAAGAACAAATCTAAAGgtgataaaaaggaaaaaaagctgcTCGAGACAAAAATGAAAGGGATGAGTATCGCTGATACAAACAGTGTGAAAAAGGATAAACAAAGAACAACATCTGCAGTGAAATCTAATGTtgacatgcagaaacacagcaagAACACTGAGATCACACCCGACCCTGTGAAAAGTAACGCTCAGTCTTTTCAAGAGAAGAAACCTGTCATTCCACCAGCCAGTCAGAGAACAGTGTCTCtaggaagagatgaagagatgcACAGAGTTGACCAAAATAACTCCAGCTCCAGTGCTTCACATGGCAAAATCACTCACAACATCACATCACGCTTCGGTCTGAAAACCTTCACTGTGGTCCCTCCCAAACCTTCTGTCTTACATGCTGCTACGGAAACGCCACCTGTCACATTAACTCTCGGTGCCATTAAGATTGACAATCAAGGAAACATGGTGAAAGTGGGAGCCTTTCCGAAGAAAGTTGGTGGTTCATCAGAGTCGGAAATGAATGATTATGATGGGTCTTCCCTTCTTGGAAAAGCCAAAGCTTTTTGGAGCTCAAATGAGAGTCGACAAAGTGCTGCGCCCCACAACAAAGGTCTCATTGATAAGGCTAAGGAGTGCACAGATGGCCTGAAAAGTCCCACTCCCACTTCCACTACAGTTTCAGAAACTACACTGAAGACCAGCAACACTGGGGACCTGACAATGGTGCAGACTTCACTTCGAAAACCTGCAGAAAGATCCCAGCCTAAAGAGACGGTTAACGAAGAAGCTAAAGAACCAGCAAAAGACACCAAAGTTGCTAAAGAGGAGCGGGTAGAGGTGGAGAGCAAGATTTCAGTGTCCAAACGCGTTCAGCAGCCAAGTTATAAAACGACCCTTCCCGCTTCAGTCCTTCCTGACCCAGGAAAAGACCTGTCCTTCCTCAAACCATCCAGACGAACCTCAAGCCAATACGTGGCATCTGCCATCACTAAATACGCCCCAAAGACTTCTGATAAACCCAACTCCATCCCTAACATACCTgagtcctctgctgctttgaaaacacAGACTATCGGTTTCCAGAGATCAGGTTGGTCCATGCAAGTGAATCCACACCAATCTTCCCAGTCACTTTTGTCAGATAATAAGGAGAATGAATCTGCTTTTAAATCCAACCCTCCCGGTCCCAAGAAATCTACGAGCTACCCAGAGTATGTGTCAGATAGCCAGAGGGATTTCGGAGAAGTGAGACCGGACAGGGGAGGATTTGGAAGTTACGTTGGATCCATCAAAGGAAACTCTAATACACTGGAAACAACCAAGCACATTCAGTCTAGCGGCCCCACCCAAATAAACATGACCGCCAATAATGACAGAGATAATATTAAACACATTCGTCCCAGAAGCCCCAGCCCAGCACAAAGCAGCCCTCCACATTCATCTGCCAAACCACCCACAACTCTCAAGACCGCATACCAAGGCCAGACAAAT AACAAGAGGGACATGCCCAAGGCGGCCACCCATCTAGCACCTGATGTGAAACCACAGCCCTCTGTCACAGAAGCAGACAGTGGTGTGACCCCTGGGCATCTGCCGGTGACGGTGTTTGGCCCAGTTAAGAAGTTCAGACCGGTGATCTGCAAATCTGTTGAGAAAGAGACATCTCTgcacagcagcctgatggaggcAATCCAGACAGGCGGAGGCAGGGACAGGCTCAAGAAG ATAACCACCTCTGGTCCCAGCAGCATGAAGAAAGCATCTTATGTtgaggaggagaatgagagaTCTGCTCTTCTGGCAGCCATTAGAGCTCAGAGGAACTCCGGAAGGCTGAGGAAG ACCAAATCTGAGGCCGCTGATGAGCTTGAGAAGTTCAGGAAGGCTTCTGACGAGGAGAGAAGTGCAggccctccctcctctccctctttgacTTGcacttctcctcctgtctttaccccaccaccgccgccaccaccaGCGCCCATGATtgcacctccacctcctccccctccccctgtCTTGCTTCAGGGCAAGCCTAGCACTGTGCCACATTCAAGTGCTAACGCCCCGATGAACCCTGCCTTGGCCAGGGAGGCTATGCTGGAGGCCATTCGCTCTGGATCTGCTGCCGAGAGGCTAAGAAAG GTCGCTGcacccacaaacacagtcaaagtTAACGGCAGACTGGGAACAATCCAAGCAACCTCCTCAACACTCCCTCAGCAATAA
- the cobl gene encoding protein cordon-bleu isoform X3, protein MTESSKPPSGRRMKAHAPPPPQVPQPAPRHIFRNTVPDGGGTSGMDTKENILRPTVDLLLTLPQGYQTSVTEDGSKALMDLLVELCSRYHLNPALHTLELLSPDGHTLGFKPNALLGSLNVACVLIKERVWEEKVVRKPAPKVPEKTVRLMVNYHGSQKAVFRVNPLVPLQALIPIICDKCEFDPAHVLLLKDSISRRELPLNQTLTDLGIKELYAHDQRLVLQPKMASVPALYHSGSIRSSTTSLGRAEKKGFLGIFGFNKRKNKGLSTVSGVPNVEDRPNTLGQSQSVMNITKMSPKAETKKRRAPLPGSPTPTVGNTSFKDHQIGIGSETQQTKRRAPAPPPTPASITPGPDDTSASATPAPDSHATDTPTPAICTKVAQSTTVSATTVVVQTIKPVPLKRTVQPPPVSAANPTPSSPTPSGSTTDSLAVQDSSSELSHSLDDSDVDLDQTGSQCSSLTSSTVSGSVQVQPATKSSSSRRMEELEKASSLVAKLNQEATSDRSSRSETESALNLKLDEVENNRHSAMAWLHSMRSSTASGQKPETETPEEETMSLGSSSSGSSLPDQGYAASEGMTEGEDSGMVSSPSDTQPTSPDGSLSLDGSSGGGGERLLGPVRDNSSDSDEGCATWGSSHRHNYISPQAKSDRLKHSYEDDPELTAQLHQTLADFEADLADHIDRVSAEETPYTMSSDNNEVPVSVVDMDVPVTAIDEVLEDYGHNSVEKEAKSQTLTESAGSKGPGRSHQSSVEPQNRNNNASDSNKSSSANTKQSEQHQKPVKNKSKGDKKEKKLLETKMKGMSIADTNSVKKDKQRTTSAVKSNVDMQKHSKNTEITPDPVKSNAQSFQEKKPVIPPASQRTVSLGRDEEMHRVDQNNSSSSASHGKITHNITSRFGLKTFTVVPPKPSVLHAATETPPVTLTLGAIKIDNQGNMVKVGAFPKKVGGSSESEMNDYDGSSLLGKAKAFWSSNESRQSAAPHNKGLIDKAKECTDGLKSPTPTSTTVSETTLKTSNTGDLTMVQTSLRKPAERSQPKETVNEEAKEPAKDTKVAKEERVEVESKISVSKRVQQPSYKTTLPASVLPDPGKDLSFLKPSRRTSSQYVASAITKYAPKTSDKPNSIPNIPESSAALKTQTIGFQRSGWSMQVNPHQSSQSLLSDNKENESAFKSNPPGPKKSTSYPEYVSDSQRDFGEVRPDRGGFGSYVGSIKGNSNTLETTKHIQSSGPTQINMTANNDRDNIKHIRPRSPSPAQSSPPHSSAKPPTTLKTAYQGQTNNKRDMPKAATHLAPDVKPQPSVTEADSGVTPGHLPVTVFGPVKKFRPVICKSVEKETSLHSSLMEAIQTGGGRDRLKKITTSGPSSMKKASYVEEENERSALLAAIRAQRNSGRLRKTKSEAADELEKFRKASDEERSAGPPSSPSLTCTSPPVFTPPPPPPPAPMIAPPPPPPPPVLLQGKPSTVPHSSANAPMNPALAREAMLEAIRSGSAAERLRKVAAPTNTVKVNGRLGTIQATSSTLPQQ, encoded by the exons GAGGAGAATGAAGGCACATGCCCCACCTCCGCCACAAGTCCCTCAACCTGCCCCACGCCACATCTTCAGAAACACTGTACCTGATGGGGGAGGGACATCAGGCATGGACACCAAGGAGAACATACTGAGACCCACTGTGGATTTACTGCTAACCCTACCACAGGGATACCAGACTTCTGTAACCGAGGATGGCAG taAGGCGCTGATGGACCTATTGGTCGAGCTGTGCAGCCGCTACCACCTGAATCCGGCACTGCACACCCTGGAGCTGCTGTCGCCCGACGGCCACACATTGGGGTTCAAGCCCAACGCGCTGCTGGGCTCCCTGAACGTGGCCTGTGTCCTCATCAAGGAGAGAGTCTGGGAGGAGAAAGTGGTGCGCAAACCGGCACCCAAAGTGCCAGAG AAAACAGTGCGTTTGATGGTGAACTACCATGGCAGCCAGAAGGCAGTGTTTCGGGTCAACCCATTGGTACCGCTCCAGGCTCTTATACCGATAATCTGTGACAAGTGTGAGTTTGACCCTGCACATGTCCTCCTCCTGAAGGACAGCATCAGTCGCCGCGAGTTGCCGCTGAACCAAACTCTGACAGATCTGGGGATCAAGGAGCTCTACGCACATGATCAGAGACTAG TTCTCCAGCCAAAAATGGCTTCTGTCCCTGCTCTTTACCACTCAG GCTCCATTCGCTCCAGCACTACCAGCCTgggcagagcagagaagaaagggTTCCTGGGTATCTTCGGGTTcaacaagaggaaaaacaaa GGTCTATCCACAGTATCAGGGGTCCCCAATGTAGAAGATCGGCCCAACACCTTGGGCCAGTCTCAGTCAGTCATGAACATCACCAAGATGTCTCCCAAGGCTGAGACCAAGAAGAGGAGGGCCCCACTTCCTGGGTCCCCAACACCCACCGTGGGAAACACCAGCTTTAAGGACCATCAG ATTGGCATCGGCTCAGAAACCCAGCAGACAAAAAGGAGGGCTCCAGCCCCTCCTCCCACCCCAGCTTCCATCACCCCGGGCCCTGATGACACTTCAGCCTCTGCCACTCCTGCCCCTGATAGCCACGCTACTGATACACCAACCCCAGCCATCTGTACCAAGGTGGCACAGTCAACCACTGTCTCTGCTACCACTGTGGTAGTGCAAACAATAAAACCAGTCCCCTTGAAAAGAACAGTACAACCTCCACCTGTGAGTGCTGCCAACCCAACCCCCAGCTCCCCGACCCCAAGCGGCAGCACCACTGACAGCCTGGCTGTCCAGGATTCCAGCTCTGAACTCAGCCACAGCCTTGACGACTCAGATGTTGACCTCGACCAGACTGGATCCCAGTGCAGCAGCCtcaccagcagcacagtgagtgGGTCTGTGCAGGTCCAACCTGCTACAaaaagctccagcagcaggaggatggaggaaTTGGAAAAGGCCAGCAGCCTGGTTGCCAAATTGAATCAAGAGGCAACCTCAGACAGGAGCTCCAGGTCGGAGACTGAGTCTGCCCTGAACCTGAAACTTGATGAAGTTGAGAACAACAGGCACAGCGCAATGG CTTGGCTCCACTCCATGCGGAGCTCCACAGCCAGTGGCCAGAAACCAGAAACTGAAACACCTGAAGAGGAGACCATGTCCTtgggaagcagcagcagtggcagcagcctCCCCGACCAGGGTTATGCCGCCTCTGAGGGCATGACAGAGGGCGAGGACTCAGGCATGGTCAGCTCTCCATCTGACACCCAACCCACATCCCCAGATGGGAGTTTGTCTCTGGATGGAAGTAGCGGTGGCGGGGGAGAGAGACTGCTGGGACCAGTGCGGGACAATTCCAGTGACAGCGATGAAGGATGTGCCACCTGGGGATCAAGCCACAG ACACAATTACATCAGCCCACAGGCAAAGTCAGACAGGTTAAAACACAGCTATGAAGATGACCCAGAGCTCACAGCCCAGCTTCATCAGACTTTGGCAGATTTTGAAGCAGACCTTGCAG ACCATATAGATAGAGTCTCAGCGGAGGAGACTCCCTATACCATGTCCTCAGACAATAATGAGGTGCCGGTGTCTGTAGTGGACATGGATGTGCCAGTCACAGCCATAGATGAAGTACTGGAGGACTATGGACATAACAGTGTAGAAAAAGAGGCAAAGTCACAAACCCTGACTGAGTCCGCTGGCAGCAAAG GTCCAGGGCGTAGTCACCAGTCCAGCGTTGAGccacagaacagaaacaacaatgcttctgacagtaataaaagcagcagtgcaAATACTAAGCAGTCTGAGCAGCATCAGAAGCCAGTGAAGAACAAATCTAAAGgtgataaaaaggaaaaaaagctgcTCGAGACAAAAATGAAAGGGATGAGTATCGCTGATACAAACAGTGTGAAAAAGGATAAACAAAGAACAACATCTGCAGTGAAATCTAATGTtgacatgcagaaacacagcaagAACACTGAGATCACACCCGACCCTGTGAAAAGTAACGCTCAGTCTTTTCAAGAGAAGAAACCTGTCATTCCACCAGCCAGTCAGAGAACAGTGTCTCtaggaagagatgaagagatgcACAGAGTTGACCAAAATAACTCCAGCTCCAGTGCTTCACATGGCAAAATCACTCACAACATCACATCACGCTTCGGTCTGAAAACCTTCACTGTGGTCCCTCCCAAACCTTCTGTCTTACATGCTGCTACGGAAACGCCACCTGTCACATTAACTCTCGGTGCCATTAAGATTGACAATCAAGGAAACATGGTGAAAGTGGGAGCCTTTCCGAAGAAAGTTGGTGGTTCATCAGAGTCGGAAATGAATGATTATGATGGGTCTTCCCTTCTTGGAAAAGCCAAAGCTTTTTGGAGCTCAAATGAGAGTCGACAAAGTGCTGCGCCCCACAACAAAGGTCTCATTGATAAGGCTAAGGAGTGCACAGATGGCCTGAAAAGTCCCACTCCCACTTCCACTACAGTTTCAGAAACTACACTGAAGACCAGCAACACTGGGGACCTGACAATGGTGCAGACTTCACTTCGAAAACCTGCAGAAAGATCCCAGCCTAAAGAGACGGTTAACGAAGAAGCTAAAGAACCAGCAAAAGACACCAAAGTTGCTAAAGAGGAGCGGGTAGAGGTGGAGAGCAAGATTTCAGTGTCCAAACGCGTTCAGCAGCCAAGTTATAAAACGACCCTTCCCGCTTCAGTCCTTCCTGACCCAGGAAAAGACCTGTCCTTCCTCAAACCATCCAGACGAACCTCAAGCCAATACGTGGCATCTGCCATCACTAAATACGCCCCAAAGACTTCTGATAAACCCAACTCCATCCCTAACATACCTgagtcctctgctgctttgaaaacacAGACTATCGGTTTCCAGAGATCAGGTTGGTCCATGCAAGTGAATCCACACCAATCTTCCCAGTCACTTTTGTCAGATAATAAGGAGAATGAATCTGCTTTTAAATCCAACCCTCCCGGTCCCAAGAAATCTACGAGCTACCCAGAGTATGTGTCAGATAGCCAGAGGGATTTCGGAGAAGTGAGACCGGACAGGGGAGGATTTGGAAGTTACGTTGGATCCATCAAAGGAAACTCTAATACACTGGAAACAACCAAGCACATTCAGTCTAGCGGCCCCACCCAAATAAACATGACCGCCAATAATGACAGAGATAATATTAAACACATTCGTCCCAGAAGCCCCAGCCCAGCACAAAGCAGCCCTCCACATTCATCTGCCAAACCACCCACAACTCTCAAGACCGCATACCAAGGCCAGACAAAT AACAAGAGGGACATGCCCAAGGCGGCCACCCATCTAGCACCTGATGTGAAACCACAGCCCTCTGTCACAGAAGCAGACAGTGGTGTGACCCCTGGGCATCTGCCGGTGACGGTGTTTGGCCCAGTTAAGAAGTTCAGACCGGTGATCTGCAAATCTGTTGAGAAAGAGACATCTCTgcacagcagcctgatggaggcAATCCAGACAGGCGGAGGCAGGGACAGGCTCAAGAAG ATAACCACCTCTGGTCCCAGCAGCATGAAGAAAGCATCTTATGTtgaggaggagaatgagagaTCTGCTCTTCTGGCAGCCATTAGAGCTCAGAGGAACTCCGGAAGGCTGAGGAAG ACCAAATCTGAGGCCGCTGATGAGCTTGAGAAGTTCAGGAAGGCTTCTGACGAGGAGAGAAGTGCAggccctccctcctctccctctttgacTTGcacttctcctcctgtctttaccccaccaccgccgccaccaccaGCGCCCATGATtgcacctccacctcctccccctccccctgtCTTGCTTCAGGGCAAGCCTAGCACTGTGCCACATTCAAGTGCTAACGCCCCGATGAACCCTGCCTTGGCCAGGGAGGCTATGCTGGAGGCCATTCGCTCTGGATCTGCTGCCGAGAGGCTAAGAAAG GTCGCTGcacccacaaacacagtcaaagtTAACGGCAGACTGGGAACAATCCAAGCAACCTCCTCAACACTCCCTCAGCAATAA